A genomic segment from Thiomicrorhabdus aquaedulcis encodes:
- a CDS encoding response regulator yields the protein MTEKITILLAEDHALVRAGFKSILQAESDFEIVGEAQDGLECLEMVRAKSPMVVLLDLSMPKLSGLNAISHIKKRYAESKVIVLTAAETPGVWTEVLDLGVSGIAMKSISPKELISGVRKVAKGETFIHSEIQPILEAETGMGSKKLSVREKQVVKLVAEGYKTKEIADMLEISDRTVSKHRENLMTKMGATSTAELTNYANESGLTKVGLQEIE from the coding sequence ATGACTGAAAAAATTACAATTTTGTTAGCTGAAGACCATGCTTTGGTAAGAGCTGGTTTTAAATCGATTTTGCAAGCCGAAAGCGATTTTGAAATTGTGGGTGAAGCACAAGACGGCTTAGAATGTTTGGAGATGGTACGTGCAAAATCACCAATGGTTGTATTGTTAGACTTGTCTATGCCAAAATTAAGTGGTTTAAACGCAATCAGTCACATTAAGAAACGCTACGCTGAATCTAAAGTAATTGTGTTAACCGCTGCAGAAACTCCTGGCGTTTGGACAGAAGTTCTTGATTTAGGCGTTAGTGGTATTGCCATGAAGTCAATTTCGCCTAAAGAATTAATTTCAGGCGTGCGTAAAGTGGCTAAGGGTGAAACGTTTATTCACTCTGAAATACAGCCTATTTTAGAAGCCGAAACAGGCATGGGCAGCAAGAAATTGTCTGTACGTGAAAAGCAAGTGGTTAAGTTGGTAGCTGAAGGCTACAAAACCAAAGAAATTGCCGATATGCTTGAAATCAGTGATCGCACTGTATCAAAACACCGCGAAAACCTAATGACCAAAATGGGCGCGACGTCAACGGCCGAGTTAACCAACTACGCCAATGAGTCGGGCTTAACCAAAGTTGGTTTGCAAGAAATTGAGTAA
- a CDS encoding DUF5610 domain-containing protein, whose protein sequence is MAMNINATGPINAYQKLADLSPANPNNKSALGQTTADQASAKGVAQKTEAQVTQMTIRNERQASLVAHLFGDPATAPSDALKMTFQAAMDKINEILQAELPQTDVDTPPPISEAALKAQGGMDYWTPENTAKRIVDGTTAFLSGYQQAHPELQGEALINGFLDVIGGGIKDGFDSAKDILGGLDVLKGDIASNIEKTYALVQEGLTKFKNDFLGVQPAQTENPATTTNANAANASPTIV, encoded by the coding sequence ATGGCTATGAACATCAACGCAACCGGCCCTATTAACGCCTACCAAAAGCTGGCGGATTTATCGCCTGCCAATCCCAACAATAAATCGGCACTGGGACAAACCACAGCCGACCAGGCCAGTGCAAAAGGGGTGGCACAAAAAACCGAAGCGCAGGTAACTCAAATGACCATTCGCAACGAACGCCAAGCCAGCTTGGTAGCGCATTTGTTTGGCGATCCGGCCACCGCACCCAGCGATGCCTTAAAGATGACGTTTCAGGCCGCAATGGATAAAATTAACGAAATTTTGCAAGCCGAACTGCCTCAAACAGACGTGGACACGCCCCCACCCATCAGTGAGGCGGCGTTAAAAGCTCAAGGCGGCATGGATTATTGGACTCCCGAAAACACCGCTAAACGCATCGTTGACGGCACAACCGCCTTTTTAAGTGGCTACCAACAAGCTCACCCCGAACTGCAAGGTGAGGCGTTAATTAACGGCTTTTTAGACGTGATTGGCGGCGGCATCAAAGACGGCTTTGATTCGGCCAAAGACATTTTAGGTGGCTTAGATGTGTTAAAAGGTGACATTGCCAGTAACATCGAAAAAACCTATGCGTTAGTACAAGAAGGCTTAACGAAGTTTAAAAATGATTTTTTAGGCGTGCAACCTGCACAAACTGAGAATCCAGCTACAACGACTAATGCTAATGCTGCTAATGCTAGCCCAACCATTGTATAA
- the prfB gene encoding peptide chain release factor 2 (programmed frameshift), protein MELNPVYTRIADYQARTDILRGYLDYEVKAERLVEVSRELEDPGVWSNPENAQALGKEKSQLENIVSTIDELTSGTESAKELLELAQMDNDQEMVDEVVLDLDRLGERLDKLEFQRMFSGEMDPNNAYLEIQSGSGGTEAQDWANMLLRMYLRWCDRRGFKTEITEISDGDVAGIKGATIHVQGDYAYGWLRTELGVHRLVRKSPFDSNSKRHTSFSSVFISPEIDDSFVIDINPADLRIDVYRASGAGGQHVNRTESAVRITHLPTNTVTQCQNGRSQHQNKAEAMKQLRAKLYELEMLSRNADKQELEDSKSDIGWGSQIRSYVLDSGRIKDLRTGVETGNTSAVLDGDLDQFIIASLKAGV, encoded by the exons ATGGAATTAAATCCAGTTTACACCCGCATTGCCGATTATCAAGCTCGTACCGACATCCTTAGGGGGTATCTT GACTACGAGGTTAAGGCCGAACGTTTAGTTGAAGTGTCTAGAGAGCTTGAAGACCCAGGCGTTTGGAGCAATCCTGAAAACGCGCAAGCTTTAGGCAAAGAAAAATCGCAACTTGAAAACATTGTCTCAACCATCGACGAGCTTACCTCGGGCACCGAGTCGGCCAAGGAGTTGTTGGAGTTGGCGCAAATGGATAACGACCAAGAGATGGTCGATGAAGTGGTGCTTGATTTAGACCGTTTGGGCGAGCGTTTGGATAAGCTGGAATTTCAGCGCATGTTTTCAGGTGAGATGGATCCCAATAACGCCTACCTTGAAATTCAATCGGGTTCGGGTGGCACCGAGGCGCAAGATTGGGCTAATATGCTGTTAAGAATGTATTTGCGCTGGTGCGATCGCCGTGGTTTTAAAACCGAAATTACCGAGATTTCGGACGGTGATGTGGCCGGCATTAAAGGTGCGACCATTCATGTGCAGGGCGATTACGCTTACGGTTGGTTGCGCACCGAGCTGGGCGTGCATCGTTTGGTGCGTAAGTCGCCCTTTGATTCCAACTCAAAACGCCATACGTCGTTTTCATCGGTGTTTATTTCGCCCGAAATTGACGACAGTTTTGTCATTGACATTAACCCAGCCGACTTGCGCATTGACGTGTATCGCGCCAGCGGTGCGGGCGGTCAGCACGTTAACCGTACCGAATCGGCGGTGCGCATTACCCATTTGCCCACCAATACGGTCACGCAATGTCAAAACGGTCGCTCGCAACACCAAAACAAAGCCGAGGCGATGAAGCAGTTGCGCGCCAAACTGTATGAGCTTGAAATGCTCAGCCGCAATGCCGATAAGCAAGAGCTAGAAGACTCAAAATCGGACATTGGTTGGGGCAGTCAAATTCGCTCTTACGTGTTGGATTCGGGGCGCATTAAAGATTTACGCACCGGAGTCGAAACCGGCAACACCAGCGCGGTGCTGGACGGCGATTTAGACCAGTTTATTATTGCCAGTTTAAAAGCGGGCGTGTAA
- the lysS gene encoding lysine--tRNA ligase, which yields MSEMQTNVPEVDENKIIAERRAKLDALRATGHSYPNTFRRSQSSAELHALFDGKTKEELEAAEPVRVKVAGRMMLRRIMGKASFATLQDHEGRIQVYVTRDELPDEFYNTQFKKWDLGDIIGVEGFVFKTNTDELSIHVEHIELITKSLRPLPDKFHGLQDQEIKYRQRYIDLIVNQESRDTFILRSKIVQHVREFLMRKNFMEVETPMMHVIPGGASAKPFNTHHNALDMPLYLRIAPELYLKRLVVGGFERVFEINRSFRNEGLSTRHNPEFTMVEFYAAYTDYHELMDYTEELLKELAILAVGSTKVPYQGQEFDFGKPFARMSMKQSVLHYCPDVKPEQLATLDAARDLAKQMKVHVQDSYGLGRVITEIFEEHVESKLLDPTFITEYPAEISPLARRNNDNPDITDRFELFIGGRELANGFNELNDAEDQAERFKAQVAAKDAGDDEAMHFDEDYITALEHGMPPTAGEGIGIDRLVMLFTNSASIRDVLLFPHMRPA from the coding sequence ATGTCCGAAATGCAAACAAATGTGCCAGAAGTAGATGAAAACAAAATCATTGCTGAGCGTCGTGCCAAGTTAGACGCGTTACGCGCCACGGGTCACTCGTACCCTAATACCTTTCGTCGTAGCCAAAGTTCGGCCGAACTGCACGCTTTATTTGACGGTAAAACCAAAGAAGAGCTTGAAGCCGCTGAGCCCGTGCGTGTAAAAGTAGCTGGGCGCATGATGTTGCGTCGTATTATGGGCAAAGCCAGTTTTGCCACCTTGCAAGACCACGAAGGGCGCATTCAGGTGTACGTCACCCGCGACGAATTGCCCGACGAGTTTTATAACACTCAATTTAAAAAATGGGATTTGGGCGACATTATTGGCGTAGAAGGGTTTGTGTTTAAAACCAACACCGACGAGCTGTCCATTCACGTTGAGCACATTGAGCTGATTACCAAATCATTGCGTCCCTTGCCCGATAAATTTCACGGCTTACAAGACCAAGAAATCAAATACCGTCAGCGTTACATTGATTTAATTGTCAATCAAGAAAGCCGCGACACCTTTATATTGCGCTCTAAAATTGTGCAGCATGTGCGCGAATTTTTAATGCGTAAAAACTTCATGGAAGTTGAAACCCCCATGATGCACGTTATTCCTGGTGGCGCATCGGCCAAGCCGTTTAACACCCACCATAATGCGTTAGACATGCCGTTGTACTTACGAATTGCCCCAGAACTGTATTTAAAACGCCTAGTGGTCGGTGGATTTGAGCGCGTGTTTGAAATCAATCGCAGCTTTAGAAACGAAGGCTTGTCCACGCGTCACAATCCCGAATTTACCATGGTTGAGTTTTACGCCGCCTACACCGACTACCATGAGCTTATGGACTACACCGAAGAGCTTTTAAAAGAATTGGCTATTTTAGCGGTGGGTTCTACTAAAGTGCCGTACCAAGGTCAAGAATTTGATTTTGGCAAACCGTTTGCACGCATGTCGATGAAGCAATCGGTTTTACACTACTGCCCCGACGTCAAACCCGAGCAGTTAGCCACGCTAGACGCCGCACGCGACTTGGCCAAACAGATGAAAGTCCATGTACAAGACAGCTACGGATTAGGTCGAGTGATTACAGAGATTTTTGAAGAACACGTTGAATCTAAACTGCTTGACCCAACGTTTATCACCGAATACCCAGCCGAAATCTCGCCTTTGGCGCGTCGTAACAACGATAATCCAGACATTACCGACCGTTTTGAACTGTTTATTGGCGGGCGCGAACTGGCCAATGGTTTTAACGAACTCAACGACGCCGAAGACCAAGCCGAACGCTTTAAAGCCCAAGTAGCCGCCAAAGACGCCGGCGACGACGAAGCCATGCATTTTGATGAAGATTACATCACCGCACTCGAACACGGCATGCCCCCCACAGCCGGCGAAGGCATTGGTATTGACCGCTTAGTCATGCTTTTTACAAATTCCGCCTCAATCCGAGATGTTTTGCTTTTTCCACACATGCGTCCAGCCTAA
- a CDS encoding ArsR family transcriptional regulator, whose protein sequence is MEPIERVKSLLEHQNLSGSELARVTGLSQPTVSRALKNCPWLKLA, encoded by the coding sequence ATGGAGCCAATTGAAAGAGTAAAAAGCCTTCTTGAGCATCAAAATTTAAGCGGTTCTGAGCTGGCAAGAGTGACGGGTTTAAGCCAACCTACCGTAAGCAGGGCGCTAAAAAATTGCCCGTGGTTAAAGTTGGCTTAG
- a CDS encoding HipA domain-containing protein: MVKVGLGKLTKFALIKEEAALVLFTVDEFGQILPIANWYAQFGGRTLIVHQHGGCNEFDGLPFFVYDLIPSGFLGSLELAELQKHDAHLNQDSRNWSAQQIMHYLTHYGIDLAGSFVVGKPAALEAQQLNFKPIKKSEYCAIALEVAKHSNRGSSIGGEQPKFTIFDGQKHKIVKYSPKLTHTNAIAQRHRDLMVCEYLALQTFARFGVLASVVELYIEDRFYLEIERFDRVGQFGRRHITCLRVLDAEYAGVGGDWIDVTQVLLSQELMLAEDFFNVQVVYAFGKFIANTDMHNGNLAFFLDPLTFKPTGLAPFYDVLPMHYMPKQGEIVQESYVVPRLINVNPKARQKANSLTQAFFTEVKNNTLISTAFKDELLSINTASLTQVD; encoded by the coding sequence GTGGTTAAAGTTGGCTTAGGCAAGTTAACTAAATTTGCTTTAATTAAAGAAGAAGCGGCCTTGGTTCTATTCACCGTGGATGAATTTGGTCAAATTTTACCCATAGCCAATTGGTATGCTCAGTTTGGCGGCCGAACGCTTATTGTTCATCAGCACGGCGGTTGTAATGAGTTTGACGGACTACCCTTTTTTGTCTATGACCTTATTCCATCGGGGTTTTTGGGCAGTCTTGAATTAGCCGAGTTGCAAAAGCACGATGCCCATTTAAACCAAGACAGTCGCAATTGGTCGGCTCAACAAATAATGCATTATTTAACCCATTACGGAATCGATTTAGCCGGTTCATTCGTGGTTGGAAAACCCGCAGCCCTTGAGGCGCAGCAACTGAACTTTAAACCCATTAAAAAATCAGAGTATTGTGCCATTGCCTTAGAGGTGGCTAAACATTCAAATCGTGGGTCGTCGATAGGGGGTGAACAGCCTAAATTTACAATTTTTGATGGGCAAAAACATAAAATAGTAAAGTATTCGCCTAAACTTACGCATACAAACGCCATTGCACAACGACACCGGGATTTAATGGTTTGCGAATATTTAGCGTTGCAAACCTTCGCTCGGTTCGGTGTACTCGCAAGTGTCGTTGAACTGTACATCGAAGATCGATTTTATTTAGAAATTGAGCGGTTTGATCGAGTCGGTCAGTTTGGTCGTCGTCACATTACGTGCTTAAGAGTGTTGGATGCCGAGTATGCCGGGGTGGGAGGCGACTGGATTGATGTTACGCAAGTACTGTTAAGTCAAGAACTGATGTTAGCTGAGGATTTTTTTAATGTTCAGGTGGTCTATGCGTTTGGCAAGTTTATAGCCAATACCGACATGCACAACGGTAATTTGGCGTTCTTTTTAGACCCGCTTACTTTTAAACCCACTGGGCTTGCACCTTTTTACGATGTATTGCCCATGCACTACATGCCAAAACAGGGCGAAATTGTGCAAGAAAGCTACGTTGTGCCCCGGTTAATAAATGTAAATCCTAAGGCCAGGCAAAAGGCAAATAGCCTAACGCAGGCGTTTTTTACGGAAGTTAAAAACAATACTTTAATTTCAACCGCATTTAAAGATGAGTTGTTAAGCATTAATACAGCAAGCTTAACGCAAGTTGATTAG
- the rfbC gene encoding dTDP-4-dehydrorhamnose 3,5-epimerase → MNWTAQALEGVGLITPHWIKDARGTFAELVREQALSDVLGYSVHFVQENESLSHFGVLRGLHYQRAPYAQAKLIRVLEGTVLDVAVDLRPKSATYGQHVAIELSAQSGQQLFIPKGFAHGFAVLSQTARVNYKVDAYYAPAHQGGIKFDCPTLAIDWRLPSQQWQVSKFDADLPALLDLKHDLQVAQNLKGTLSEHN, encoded by the coding sequence TTGAATTGGACGGCACAAGCCCTGGAGGGCGTAGGGTTGATAACGCCCCATTGGATAAAGGATGCGCGTGGCACGTTTGCCGAGTTGGTGCGTGAACAGGCTTTGTCTGATGTACTGGGCTATTCGGTGCATTTTGTGCAAGAAAATGAATCGTTGTCGCATTTTGGCGTGTTGCGTGGCTTACATTATCAGCGTGCGCCTTACGCACAAGCCAAGTTAATTAGAGTGCTGGAAGGCACTGTGTTAGATGTCGCGGTGGATTTACGCCCAAAAAGCGCCACCTACGGACAGCATGTGGCCATCGAATTGTCAGCGCAAAGCGGTCAGCAATTGTTTATTCCCAAAGGTTTTGCGCATGGATTTGCGGTGTTAAGTCAAACCGCACGGGTAAATTACAAGGTAGACGCGTATTACGCGCCGGCGCATCAAGGCGGTATTAAGTTTGATTGCCCAACGCTGGCGATTGACTGGCGTTTGCCAAGCCAGCAATGGCAAGTGTCAAAGTTTGATGCGGATTTGCCCGCGCTGCTTGATCTTAAACACGATTTACAGGTGGCACAAAATTTAAAAGGCACCTTAAGTGAGCATAATTAA
- the rfbD gene encoding dTDP-4-dehydrorhamnose reductase: MSIINILVLGAHGQLGQAFNAVAGEFVAITLHRVGRELDITQPGLVSALLAKNQYDAVINCAAFTDVNAAEQTVASAQDAYALNHLAVASLAHTLKLQGGFLVHFSTDYVFDGNAHKPYTEHDTPYPINVYGQSKLKGEQAMLKSNPPGLVIRTSWLFSPFGKNFVTHLLNVGRQEQTQTLNIVSDQVGSPTSALDLARAVLQLLTQRTQTPHNQAWLTTQLLHFANAGQASWAQLASAVVQQAQLNCTIHPILTHQYSSPVKRPAYSVLNTQSLQTLLNTPIRSWQDALQETLNWKSNAE, from the coding sequence GTGAGCATAATTAATATACTGGTGTTGGGCGCACACGGTCAGCTTGGGCAAGCGTTTAACGCCGTAGCGGGGGAGTTTGTAGCGATAACATTGCACAGAGTAGGGCGCGAGTTGGACATTACTCAACCAGGCCTGGTCAGTGCTCTGTTAGCCAAAAACCAGTACGATGCCGTCATAAACTGCGCCGCCTTTACCGACGTAAACGCCGCGGAGCAGACGGTTGCAAGCGCTCAAGATGCTTATGCCTTAAACCATTTGGCTGTGGCAAGTCTAGCGCACACCCTAAAATTGCAAGGTGGGTTTTTGGTGCATTTTTCGACCGACTATGTGTTTGACGGCAACGCACACAAGCCCTACACCGAGCACGATACACCGTACCCTATTAATGTGTATGGCCAAAGCAAGCTTAAAGGCGAGCAAGCCATGTTAAAAAGTAATCCACCAGGCCTGGTGATTCGCACCAGTTGGTTGTTTTCGCCGTTTGGCAAAAACTTTGTCACCCATCTGCTTAACGTTGGGCGACAAGAGCAAACACAAACGCTTAATATAGTCAGCGACCAAGTGGGTTCACCCACCTCGGCACTCGATTTAGCGCGTGCGGTGTTGCAACTTTTAACGCAGCGCACCCAAACCCCACATAACCAGGCCTGGTTAACCACACAATTACTGCACTTTGCCAATGCCGGTCAAGCCAGTTGGGCGCAATTGGCCAGTGCGGTGGTGCAACAAGCCCAGCTGAATTGCACAATACACCCCATTTTAACCCACCAATACAGCTCACCCGTTAAGCGCCCAGCGTACAGCGTGTTAAACACTCAATCCCTGCAAACTCTATTAAATACGCCAATACGCTCTTGGCAAGACGCCCTGCAAGAAACGCTAAATTGGAAAAGTAACGCTGAGTAG
- a CDS encoding LPS O-antigen chain length determinant protein WzzB, which yields MQDAVTHTNPQNAHLAADDEIDLFELWQGLVQEKWTIVASIIIVMVLAAGYAFSVKPAFKSTAYLLPPELELVQELNRLDVQLGRAASYSPQRVFDIFTQNLNSRSAMLSFFKANNLVEVYAPTINTLQAAQYQEAFNKAFEQFLKDFTVSLPKKDTASGQVSVALSLTVNEALLAQLLNKNIAEVVAISKTQIVNEINNDKKVRLEQLQQEITSARKIALDQRMDKVASLEEAIAIARALNIEEPTTMGPTVEIQSVQNQGMPLYYLGFKLLEAEKSALLKRTSDDPYIAKLRGLQESYDSLNAVNINPDRLSVARIDQAAEIGEKVKPKNRLF from the coding sequence ATGCAAGATGCTGTAACACACACTAACCCGCAAAACGCTCACTTAGCCGCCGATGACGAGATTGATTTATTTGAACTTTGGCAGGGATTGGTGCAAGAAAAATGGACGATTGTTGCCTCCATTATCATTGTGATGGTGTTGGCCGCTGGTTATGCGTTTAGTGTTAAGCCGGCGTTTAAATCTACGGCGTATTTACTGCCGCCTGAATTAGAGTTGGTTCAAGAGTTAAATCGTTTAGACGTACAACTGGGGCGTGCAGCAAGCTATTCGCCGCAAAGAGTGTTTGATATTTTTACTCAAAACTTAAATTCACGCTCGGCTATGTTAAGTTTTTTTAAGGCCAATAATCTTGTCGAAGTGTATGCGCCTACCATCAACACATTGCAAGCCGCACAATATCAAGAAGCTTTTAATAAGGCTTTTGAACAATTTTTAAAAGACTTCACAGTCTCTCTTCCCAAAAAAGACACCGCCTCTGGACAAGTTTCTGTCGCACTTTCTTTAACCGTTAACGAAGCGTTATTGGCGCAACTGTTAAATAAAAACATTGCCGAAGTGGTAGCCATTTCAAAAACTCAAATTGTAAATGAAATCAATAACGACAAGAAAGTGCGCTTAGAGCAGTTACAACAAGAAATCACTTCTGCTAGAAAAATTGCTCTAGACCAGCGAATGGATAAAGTAGCTAGTTTAGAAGAGGCCATTGCGATTGCACGCGCTTTAAACATAGAAGAACCCACCACAATGGGCCCTACTGTTGAAATTCAGAGCGTTCAAAACCAAGGCATGCCACTTTATTACTTGGGGTTTAAGTTACTTGAAGCCGAAAAATCAGCGCTGTTAAAACGCACGTCAGACGACCCTTACATTGCTAAATTAAGAGGGTTGCAAGAAAGCTACGATTCTTTAAACGCGGTTAACATTAACCCCGACCGTTTAAGTGTAGCTCGCATTGACCAAGCCGCCGAGATTGGCGAAAAAGTCAAACCCAAAAATCGCTTATTTTAG
- a CDS encoding nucleotidyltransferase domain-containing protein: MNSWLFASFSTKIRLILTIFIRALTRAKVSLNRQSTMRLTCQQIEAIKQAVTDIFGSQARVKLFGSRVNDQAKGGDIDLLIVSQNAIEKPVQLASKLAAKIYRACLGRKVDVVIDAPNIEKQSIHKIANETGIFL; the protein is encoded by the coding sequence GTGAATAGCTGGCTATTCGCAAGTTTTTCAACAAAAATCAGGTTAATTTTAACCATTTTTATTCGTGCATTGACTCGTGCAAAGGTCTCACTCAATAGGCAAAGCACGATGAGATTAACCTGTCAGCAAATTGAAGCAATAAAGCAGGCTGTTACAGATATTTTTGGGTCGCAAGCTCGTGTAAAGCTTTTTGGCTCAAGAGTTAATGATCAGGCTAAGGGGGGAGATATTGATTTGCTCATTGTGAGTCAAAATGCCATCGAAAAACCCGTTCAACTTGCCTCTAAACTGGCTGCTAAAATTTACAGAGCCTGTTTAGGCCGAAAAGTGGATGTTGTCATTGATGCTCCAAATATTGAAAAGCAATCTATTCATAAGATTGCAAATGAAACGGGTATTTTTTTATGA
- the rfbB gene encoding dTDP-glucose 4,6-dehydratase has translation MSNKSLKILVTGGAGFIGSALIRHLINHTAHRVVNVDKLTYAGNLASLTSVAHNPRYVFEQVDICDAVQLQRVFAQHAPNIVMHLAAESHVDRSIDGPAEFIQTNIVGTYTLLEQARAYWNQLTGDKKASFRFHHVSTDEVYGDLPHPDELTQRHAGLNPEYLPLFTEQTAYAPSSPYSASKAASDHLVRAWHKTYQLPIVVSHCSNNYGPYQFAEKLIPLVILNALKGKPLPLYGNGQQIRDWLYVEDHARALVLVATQGQIGQTYNIGGHNEKQNIQVVTAICSILDELVPVNTKMPDQVRHDELPLHHDETPLRHDEIPLRHDEIPLRHDETPLRHSGLDPESAKGYAHFITYVNDRPGHDKRYAIDASKIQNQLGWTPQETFESGLRKTVQWYLNHQAW, from the coding sequence ATGAGCAATAAAAGTCTAAAAATACTGGTTACCGGCGGTGCCGGTTTTATTGGCTCGGCGCTGATAAGACACTTAATAAACCACACTGCGCACCGTGTGGTAAACGTGGATAAACTCACTTATGCGGGTAATTTAGCGTCGCTTACATCGGTGGCGCATAATCCCAGATACGTCTTTGAGCAAGTAGATATTTGTGATGCCGTGCAATTACAACGGGTTTTTGCGCAGCACGCGCCCAATATTGTGATGCATCTGGCGGCCGAAAGTCATGTAGATCGCTCGATTGATGGGCCGGCCGAGTTTATTCAAACCAATATTGTCGGCACTTACACACTGCTAGAACAAGCGCGGGCGTATTGGAACCAGCTCACCGGCGACAAAAAAGCCAGTTTTAGGTTTCATCATGTTTCAACCGACGAAGTGTATGGCGATTTACCGCATCCCGATGAATTAACACAGCGTCATGCCGGACTTAATCCGGAATATCTTCCCTTGTTTACCGAGCAAACCGCCTACGCCCCAAGCTCACCTTACAGCGCCAGCAAAGCCGCCAGCGACCATTTGGTACGCGCCTGGCACAAAACCTACCAACTGCCTATTGTGGTGAGTCATTGTTCTAATAATTACGGACCGTATCAGTTTGCCGAAAAGTTGATTCCCCTGGTGATATTAAATGCCCTAAAAGGCAAACCCTTGCCTTTATACGGCAACGGCCAGCAAATTCGCGACTGGCTTTACGTAGAAGACCACGCCCGCGCTCTGGTTCTGGTAGCCACCCAAGGCCAAATAGGCCAAACCTACAACATAGGCGGCCACAACGAAAAACAAAACATTCAAGTTGTCACCGCCATCTGTTCAATCTTAGATGAGTTGGTGCCTGTAAACACCAAGATGCCGGATCAAGTCCGGCATGACGAACTCCCGTTGCATCACGACGAAACACCTTTACGTCACGACGAAATACCTTTACGTCACGACGAAATACCTTTACGTCACGACGAAACACCTTTACGTCATTCCGGACTTGATCCGGAATCTGCCAAAGGTTATGCGCACTTCATAACCTATGTAAACGACCGCCCCGGTCACGACAAACGCTACGCCATAGACGCCAGTAAAATACAAAACCAACTGGGCTGGACACCCCAAGAAACCTTTGAAAGCGGCCTGCGAAAAACCGTGCAATGGTATTTAAACCACCAGGCCTGGTAA
- a CDS encoding zeta toxin family protein produces the protein MIINHVKEIFIIAGPNGAGKTTFALGLIDEGIIKHYLNADEIARELSPSDPQKANIKAARIFLRRLKVLSLGNESFALETTLSGLRYLEHIKEWQSAGWMVSVFYLLLSSPEVSKQRVAERIAHGGHSIPEKDIVRRFPKSIINFYRYYSKQVNYAECLYNENQEPLSIFEVKQGQVIINQVEFYDYFMELIKHAESR, from the coding sequence ATGATAATAAACCACGTAAAAGAAATTTTTATTATTGCTGGACCTAATGGCGCGGGTAAGACCACGTTTGCATTAGGTTTAATTGACGAAGGAATTATAAAGCATTATCTAAACGCCGATGAAATCGCCAGAGAGCTTTCACCTTCAGACCCACAAAAAGCCAATATTAAAGCAGCACGGATTTTTTTACGCAGACTTAAAGTTTTATCGCTGGGTAATGAAAGCTTTGCCTTAGAAACAACACTCTCAGGCTTGCGTTATTTAGAGCATATAAAAGAGTGGCAAAGTGCAGGCTGGATGGTATCTGTTTTTTATCTACTTCTTAGCTCGCCCGAAGTTTCAAAACAACGTGTCGCAGAGCGAATTGCACATGGTGGGCATAGCATACCTGAAAAGGACATAGTGCGCAGATTTCCAAAAAGTATTATCAATTTTTATAGGTACTATTCTAAGCAAGTAAATTATGCCGAATGCCTGTACAATGAAAACCAAGAACCATTATCAATATTTGAAGTGAAACAAGGTCAAGTAATTATTAATCAAGTAGAGTTTTATGACTATTTTATGGAGTTAATTAAGCATGCAGAATCAAGATAA